A DNA window from Candidatus Cloacimonadota bacterium contains the following coding sequences:
- a CDS encoding T9SS type A sorting domain-containing protein: MKNAVVILLLIAALIPLAASATAIQIMAQHLPGPELDPFPTEQKEEDRTWLLTQSTHYSYPGFWDPEDLEEYSYDQFNRPLQYTVKTWNDGAWLLVNVKDYFYNPEGWLAETIWRNFDGYEWQKSQKVCYEYDAAGRKTLMAVYEFYNNDWVEWYRHVYTYTPAGLLATDNTYYVDGQGVTIETNLKTYSYNASGQLTELFERDITGDWEWVFEHRTLYSYDQDGLLTQTLFQEPDGNYIWQNLARHLYYYDAAGLRTEDCCQSYYSTTGWQNWYRYLFSYGANGLLSENHYQEYDGEWVSVTRDLYSRDSHGNDIERLHQRWFDGVWNDRDKWERVFANTSVEDELVPGLQPELTCHPNPFAGSVEISFELKTPARAELAVYNLRGQKLCDLSSAIYGPGKHGLAWDGRDGEGKPLPAGIYLLRLRAAGQGTAQKKISKR; this comes from the coding sequence ATGAAGAACGCGGTTGTGATCTTGCTCTTGATTGCCGCTTTGATACCTCTGGCGGCATCTGCCACTGCCATACAGATAATGGCGCAACATCTTCCCGGACCGGAGCTTGATCCTTTTCCCACCGAACAGAAGGAAGAAGACCGGACTTGGCTGCTCACCCAGAGCACCCACTATTCCTATCCAGGCTTTTGGGATCCCGAGGACCTGGAAGAGTACAGCTACGACCAATTCAACCGGCCGCTCCAGTACACTGTGAAGACTTGGAACGACGGTGCCTGGCTGCTGGTCAACGTGAAAGACTATTTCTACAATCCGGAGGGTTGGTTGGCGGAAACGATCTGGCGGAACTTTGACGGCTACGAATGGCAGAAATCCCAAAAAGTATGCTATGAGTACGATGCCGCCGGCCGCAAGACCCTGATGGCCGTTTACGAGTTTTACAACAACGACTGGGTGGAGTGGTACCGTCACGTTTACACCTACACCCCGGCCGGCCTCCTGGCCACCGACAATACTTACTATGTCGACGGCCAGGGCGTGACCATCGAAACCAATTTGAAAACCTACAGCTACAACGCCTCCGGGCAACTGACCGAGCTGTTTGAGCGCGACATCACAGGCGACTGGGAATGGGTCTTTGAACACCGCACCCTTTACAGCTATGATCAGGACGGGCTGCTGACCCAGACTCTGTTTCAGGAGCCGGACGGCAACTACATCTGGCAGAACCTCGCCCGACACCTTTACTACTACGATGCCGCCGGGCTGCGAACCGAGGACTGCTGCCAAAGTTACTACTCCACAACCGGTTGGCAAAACTGGTACCGCTACCTGTTCAGCTACGGCGCCAACGGGCTGCTCAGCGAGAATCACTACCAGGAATATGACGGGGAATGGGTTTCGGTAACCCGCGATCTCTACTCCCGGGACAGCCACGGCAATGATATCGAAAGACTCCACCAACGCTGGTTTGACGGCGTCTGGAACGACAGAGACAAATGGGAGCGGGTCTTTGCCAATACCTCCGTGGAGGATGAGCTGGTTCCCGGGCTCCAGCCAGAGCTAACCTGCCACCCCAATCCCTTTGCCGGCAGCGTGGAGATCAGCTTCGAACTCAAAACCCCCGCCCGGGCCGAACTGGCCGTTTACAACCTCCGGGGACAGAAGCTATGCGATTTATCCAGTGCAATTTACGGGCCCGGCAAACACGGCTTGGCCTGGGACGGCCGGGACGGCGAAGGCAAGCCGTTGCCTGCCGGGATCTATCTACTCAGGCTGCGCGCCGCGGGGCAGGGAACGGCCCAGAAAAAGATCAGCAAGCGTTGA